A region from the Rufibacter sp. DG15C genome encodes:
- a CDS encoding acetyl-CoA carboxylase carboxyltransferase subunit alpha, translating to MLLDFEQPIAALEGKLSEMKKLASESQVDVTDAVLALEEKIKSLKKETYANLTRWQRVQLSRHTERPYTLDYIKGLSPTFVELHGDRNVKDDKAMVGGFGELDGETVMFIGQQKGRNTKERQFRNFGMANPEGYRKALRLMKLAEKFNKPIITLIDTPGAFPGLEAEERGQGEAIARNLKEMFMLKVPVICVIIGEGASGGALGIGIGDRVFMLENSWYSVISPENCSTILWRSWDYKEQSAEALKLTAKDMLGNKLVDGIIKEPLGGAHVDPEKMMKTLKKKLQETLEELNALSSEERIMQRIEKFSAMGVVEE from the coding sequence ATGCTGTTAGATTTTGAACAACCCATAGCCGCACTAGAAGGCAAACTTTCTGAAATGAAGAAACTGGCCTCTGAGAGCCAGGTAGACGTGACAGATGCCGTGCTGGCGCTTGAGGAGAAAATCAAGTCCTTGAAAAAGGAGACCTATGCCAACCTTACGCGCTGGCAGCGGGTTCAATTATCGCGTCATACAGAAAGACCTTACACCCTTGATTATATAAAAGGGCTGTCGCCCACGTTTGTGGAGTTGCACGGTGACCGCAACGTGAAAGATGACAAAGCCATGGTAGGTGGTTTTGGCGAATTGGATGGTGAAACGGTCATGTTCATTGGTCAGCAGAAAGGCCGCAACACCAAGGAGCGTCAGTTCCGCAACTTCGGGATGGCCAACCCAGAAGGATACCGCAAGGCCTTGCGCTTGATGAAGCTGGCTGAGAAATTCAACAAGCCCATCATTACCTTAATAGATACTCCAGGTGCCTTTCCGGGCCTTGAAGCAGAGGAGCGTGGCCAGGGTGAAGCCATTGCGCGTAACCTCAAAGAAATGTTCATGCTCAAAGTACCGGTAATCTGCGTGATTATTGGCGAAGGAGCTTCTGGCGGTGCCTTAGGCATTGGCATTGGCGATAGAGTCTTCATGCTGGAGAACTCTTGGTACTCGGTTATCTCACCAGAAAACTGCTCAACTATTCTATGGCGCAGCTGGGATTACAAAGAACAGTCTGCTGAAGCTTTGAAACTGACCGCCAAAGACATGCTAGGCAATAAACTGGTGGACGGCATCATCAAGGAGCCTCTGGGTGGCGCGCACGTAGATCCAGAGAAAATGATGAAGACGCTCAAGAAAAAGCTTCAGGAAACCCTGGAAGAATTGAACGCGCTAAGCAGCGAGGAGCGCATCATG
- a CDS encoding TerC family protein produces the protein MEVNSTFWIGFNAFVLIMLALDLGVFNRKAHVVSVKEALIWSGVWISLALVFNSLVYYWFGEHKAIEFLTGYVLEKTLSIDNIFVFVLIFKYFQIPSIYQHKILFWGILGALLMRVIFIFAGVALIEKFHWSIYLFGAFLIYTGYKMFTEKDKEMQPEKNPVIKFFRKLMPVTNQLEGDKFFVKQSGKVFATPLFLVLLLIEISDLIFAVDSIPAILAITQDQFIVYTSNVFAILGLRSLYFALAHVIHRFVFLSTGLAFILIFVGLKMVTVDIFKVPTFISLIVIGFIITISIVLSLIKTKNIDKEGGESLQ, from the coding sequence ATGGAAGTGAATAGTACTTTTTGGATTGGTTTCAATGCCTTCGTCCTCATTATGTTGGCTTTGGATTTGGGGGTGTTTAACCGCAAGGCGCACGTTGTGTCTGTGAAAGAGGCACTCATATGGTCTGGCGTCTGGATTTCACTGGCCTTGGTATTCAACTCCCTTGTCTACTATTGGTTTGGGGAGCATAAGGCAATTGAATTTTTGACGGGGTATGTTCTGGAGAAGACCTTGAGCATTGATAATATCTTTGTCTTTGTCCTGATCTTCAAGTATTTCCAAATCCCTTCCATTTACCAGCACAAGATTTTATTCTGGGGCATTCTGGGGGCCTTGCTAATGCGCGTCATCTTTATTTTTGCCGGAGTGGCCTTAATAGAGAAATTCCATTGGTCCATTTATTTGTTTGGCGCTTTCCTTATCTACACCGGTTACAAGATGTTTACGGAGAAAGACAAGGAGATGCAGCCCGAGAAAAACCCCGTCATTAAATTCTTCCGGAAGCTAATGCCTGTCACCAATCAGTTGGAAGGCGATAAGTTTTTTGTAAAACAATCCGGTAAAGTTTTCGCCACTCCCCTATTTCTGGTGCTTCTTCTGATTGAAATCTCTGATTTGATTTTTGCGGTAGACAGCATCCCAGCCATTTTGGCCATCACCCAGGACCAGTTTATTGTCTACACGTCCAACGTTTTTGCCATTCTGGGGCTTCGGTCGCTTTATTTCGCGCTGGCTCACGTGATTCATCGCTTTGTGTTCCTATCTACCGGGCTGGCTTTCATCTTGATTTTTGTAGGTCTGAAAATGGTGACGGTAGACATCTTTAAGGTCCCAACGTTCATTTCATTGATTGTGATTGGGTTCATCATAACGATTAGCATTGTGTTGTCCCTCATAAAGACCAAGAATATAGACAAGGAAGGTGGTGAATCTTTACAATAG
- a CDS encoding SOS response-associated peptidase produces MCGRYSFSRKKVPLAHRYAAKLEGLSFEPNFDARPSQQLPVITSTAEKAVMAVWADPTKQEDGKPILPFNVREENLLFIQRFRELLPKNRCIIPIDGFFEWKELEEEFEEETKAEEPGTLGVDLFGNPIRSEADKKRMKKAKPLKQKYRFTLQQEEPFGLAGLWLESLHQDTGELYPHFTIITTKANAAVEPYHDRMPVILTPHSEEIWLDNRLQERDWLKVLQPYDARQMTVMAIDDYESMLGNYVPPKLNSK; encoded by the coding sequence ATGTGCGGACGATATTCCTTCTCAAGAAAGAAAGTGCCTTTGGCTCACCGGTATGCCGCCAAGCTGGAAGGACTTTCCTTTGAACCCAATTTTGACGCGAGGCCCTCTCAGCAACTACCGGTCATTACTTCCACGGCAGAGAAAGCAGTAATGGCGGTTTGGGCAGATCCTACCAAACAAGAGGATGGCAAGCCCATCTTGCCCTTCAACGTACGGGAAGAAAATCTGCTCTTCATTCAAAGGTTCAGGGAGCTGTTGCCTAAGAACCGATGCATCATTCCCATTGACGGTTTTTTTGAGTGGAAGGAATTGGAAGAGGAGTTTGAAGAAGAGACCAAAGCCGAAGAACCCGGAACCTTGGGAGTGGACTTGTTCGGGAACCCGATCAGGAGCGAAGCTGATAAGAAGCGCATGAAAAAAGCGAAGCCCTTAAAACAGAAGTATCGCTTTACTTTGCAACAAGAAGAGCCCTTCGGGTTGGCTGGCCTTTGGCTCGAAAGCCTGCACCAAGACACCGGTGAGCTTTACCCGCACTTTACCATCATCACCACCAAAGCCAATGCCGCAGTAGAGCCTTATCATGACCGCATGCCCGTCATTCTCACCCCGCACAGCGAGGAGATTTGGCTAGACAACCGGTTGCAGGAAAGAGATTGGCTAAAAGTATTGCAGCCTTATGATGCCCGGCAAATGACCGTAATGGCTATTGACGACTATGAGAGTATGCTAGGCAATTACGTGCCGCCTAAGTTGAACTCTAAATAA
- a CDS encoding DEAD/DEAH box helicase yields MLPKILNSLKIAALNEMQEAALTAARANDMVLLSPTGSGKTLGFLLPLLEQLQPNYNGVQALILVPTRELALQIEQVFRQMGAGFKIVCSYGGNSTNTEKRSLANPPAVWVGTPGRVGHHLRSQNVDGSTIKTLVLDEFDKSLEMGFQEEMKFIIDLLPNINKRLLTSATNMQEIPAFTGLNNPTTVNFLKDTASAPDIDVRAVEVIKDDKLLTLFSLLCKLGNKPALVFCNQRDAVENVSAYLNKKGIAHGIFHGGLEQPDRERVLLKFRNGTYPLLISTDLAARGLDIPEIENVIHFQLSDAETFLHRNGRTARMQAKGTAYLLLHPGEKPAFLPKLPPFETLPAKPTVPAPSFWDTLYISAGKKDKVSKGDVVGLLLQKGGLEKEDLGFIEIQESAAFAAVNRNKLDKTVQLLKQEKLKGKKVKIEKAS; encoded by the coding sequence ATGTTGCCGAAAATCCTGAACAGCCTAAAAATTGCCGCCCTTAATGAAATGCAGGAGGCTGCCCTAACCGCGGCGCGCGCCAATGACATGGTGCTCTTATCCCCTACGGGTTCAGGCAAGACGCTGGGATTTTTGCTGCCTTTGCTAGAGCAACTGCAACCAAATTATAACGGGGTTCAGGCGTTGATATTAGTACCCACCAGAGAATTGGCCTTGCAAATTGAGCAGGTGTTCAGGCAGATGGGCGCTGGTTTTAAGATTGTCTGCAGCTACGGCGGCAACTCTACCAATACAGAAAAACGCAGTCTGGCTAATCCGCCGGCGGTGTGGGTGGGAACGCCCGGGCGAGTGGGCCATCACCTTCGGTCGCAGAACGTGGATGGGTCTACCATTAAGACCTTGGTGCTGGATGAATTTGACAAGTCCCTGGAGATGGGTTTTCAAGAGGAAATGAAGTTTATCATTGACCTGCTGCCCAACATCAACAAACGCTTGCTCACCTCTGCCACCAACATGCAGGAGATTCCCGCCTTCACCGGACTCAATAACCCCACCACAGTCAATTTCTTAAAAGACACTGCTTCTGCTCCAGACATTGACGTACGGGCCGTAGAGGTAATAAAAGACGACAAGCTACTCACCTTATTCTCTCTGTTATGCAAATTGGGCAACAAACCAGCCTTGGTCTTTTGTAACCAGCGGGACGCGGTGGAGAACGTAAGCGCCTATTTAAACAAGAAAGGGATTGCCCACGGCATTTTTCATGGCGGCCTGGAGCAACCAGATAGAGAACGCGTCTTGCTTAAGTTCAGGAACGGGACGTATCCCCTCCTCATAAGCACAGATCTGGCCGCACGCGGCCTGGACATTCCAGAGATAGAGAACGTGATCCATTTTCAATTGTCAGACGCCGAAACCTTTTTGCACCGCAACGGCCGCACAGCCAGAATGCAAGCCAAGGGAACGGCTTATCTATTACTTCATCCCGGAGAGAAACCTGCTTTCTTGCCTAAACTGCCGCCGTTTGAAACTTTACCAGCCAAACCAACGGTACCTGCCCCGTCTTTCTGGGATACGCTGTACATAAGCGCTGGCAAGAAAGACAAGGTAAGCAAAGGTGACGTGGTAGGATTGCTCCTGCAAAAAGGAGGCTTGGAGAAGGAGGACCTGGGTTTTATTGAAATACAGGAATCTGCTGCTTTTGCCGCCGTCAACAGAAACAAGCTGGATAAAACGGTACAATTACTAAAGCAGGAAAAACTGAAGGGCAAAAAAGTGAAGATTGAAAAAGCGTCTTAG
- a CDS encoding cold-shock protein, with product MARSQNSFMKKQLEQKKLKKKKEKEERKQERQENSSGGSLEAMMVYVDENGNFSSTPPEKKKEDPADAKKQRPSQ from the coding sequence ATGGCAAGATCACAGAACAGTTTCATGAAGAAACAACTGGAGCAAAAAAAATTAAAGAAGAAGAAAGAGAAAGAAGAGCGCAAGCAAGAGCGTCAGGAAAACTCTTCTGGTGGTTCATTAGAAGCCATGATGGTGTACGTAGACGAGAATGGTAACTTCTCTTCCACACCGCCAGAGAAAAAGAAAGAAGACCCTGCAGACGCCAAGAAACAGCGCCCAAGTCAATAG
- a CDS encoding cold-shock protein: MNQGTVKFFNDSKGFGFIKDNSDNQEYFVHVSGLVDEIRENDEVVYDLQEGRKGLNAINVKRA; encoded by the coding sequence ATGAATCAAGGTACAGTAAAATTTTTCAACGACTCTAAAGGGTTCGGTTTTATCAAAGACAACAGTGACAATCAGGAGTACTTTGTACACGTATCTGGTCTTGTTGACGAAATCAGAGAGAATGACGAAGTAGTGTATGATCTTCAAGAAGGAAGAAAAGGACTAAACGCCATCAACGTTAAGCGCGCTTAG
- a CDS encoding S8/S53 family peptidase, which produces MLKVYQTQKKKLFGLFVLLLLSGKVANAQATLDRTLQQVLQTATAPVQVVVTFHGDGAPNSTHLQLLQSLGLTQGITLKNLPMAGVLATATQVEALSKSPYVRSVFLNKRLSYFNNNETHITGVQRMRTDKDIIARNNGMPVSGKGVTVMINDSGVDGTHEDIKLGSHLVQNVLGSTNLSSLSSLLPVTYLENIPNTDTNSGHGTHCAGTVGGNGSKSNGLYAGAAPGATLVGYGSGAALLVLDAIGGYDYALTHQFQYGIRVISNSWGTSGDFDPADPVNIASKKAYDHGIVSVFAAGNEGPSSDTHNPYAIAPWVISVGAGDKYGKLADFSSRGVKNEGGTITVDGETWTYENRPSVVAPGVDVISTRVIGPVASLSAQMDVEQLDPAHVPFYTHMSGTSMATPHVAGVVALMLEAKPTLTPGQVKEILQKTATNMPSHESWEVGAGYVNAYAAIDHIYRNTAFGATLNYTRRFNSSVNTATETSAFALDFNPVVTTGNQITFNVAAGTNSLEAKFSTTGLLGQTGNPVNLILLSPSGQEYRSGIPVAFAITPDRGMAVAAPEPGTWTLKAEGLNGLALPETIQGTLSKSTITGTTGLADIVGHPAEASIKMAVGARLMDGLTTGFKPNELLKRIQLADYLVMGQAIRQFMPTNGSLTVTDVTGFQSLLAESVLSKGAALRDRTHAFKGVMVPAATGKFNPSGSVTRAQLAYSLVQALGLQEFAVQRNSKAVTVSVDGKTYTIEDASSIPAGLEGYVSIALELNLINAFYTVTQGPLDLFPTIHATFKPAQEVTRAEFAVIVTRTHASWSAATQPVASASNSTERLALNPSQKPNYSYPNPFSGNTTISYAVEDAGFVTIEVFDLRGKKVSTLVSEAKEKGTYAVPFNGSNLPTGTYLYKVSTGAKSTSHKMVLAR; this is translated from the coding sequence ATGTTAAAAGTTTACCAAACGCAAAAGAAGAAGCTGTTCGGCCTCTTCGTGCTATTGTTGCTCTCCGGAAAAGTTGCCAACGCACAGGCCACCCTGGACCGCACGCTACAACAAGTACTACAAACAGCCACTGCCCCGGTGCAAGTGGTGGTGACCTTTCATGGCGATGGTGCTCCCAACAGCACGCACCTGCAACTGCTCCAGTCTTTAGGCCTCACTCAGGGAATAACCCTCAAGAACCTTCCTATGGCAGGTGTCCTGGCCACTGCGACGCAGGTAGAAGCCTTGTCTAAAAGCCCGTATGTCCGTTCCGTCTTTTTAAACAAGCGCCTAAGCTACTTCAACAACAATGAAACGCACATCACGGGTGTGCAACGCATGCGCACGGACAAAGACATTATTGCCCGCAACAACGGCATGCCCGTTTCTGGCAAGGGCGTAACGGTAATGATCAATGACAGCGGCGTGGACGGTACACATGAGGACATCAAACTAGGCTCTCACCTGGTGCAGAACGTCTTGGGCTCTACCAATCTTAGCTCTCTTTCGTCCTTACTGCCGGTGACGTATTTAGAGAACATCCCTAATACAGACACCAACTCTGGCCATGGCACGCACTGCGCGGGAACCGTTGGCGGAAACGGCTCAAAATCCAATGGACTCTATGCGGGCGCAGCCCCCGGCGCCACCTTGGTGGGGTATGGTTCTGGCGCAGCTTTGTTGGTCTTGGATGCCATTGGCGGGTATGATTACGCACTTACGCATCAGTTCCAGTACGGCATAAGAGTCATCAGCAACTCCTGGGGTACCAGCGGAGATTTTGACCCGGCAGACCCAGTGAACATTGCCTCTAAGAAAGCCTATGACCACGGCATTGTCTCCGTCTTTGCGGCCGGAAATGAAGGACCAAGCTCAGATACGCATAACCCTTATGCCATTGCGCCGTGGGTGATCTCTGTGGGTGCTGGTGACAAATATGGCAAGCTCGCTGACTTTTCCTCTAGAGGCGTTAAGAACGAAGGCGGCACAATCACGGTAGACGGCGAGACCTGGACCTATGAGAATCGTCCTTCTGTGGTGGCGCCAGGCGTAGATGTGATCTCCACCAGAGTAATAGGTCCGGTGGCCTCCCTTTCAGCCCAGATGGATGTAGAACAACTAGATCCTGCGCACGTTCCTTTCTACACGCACATGAGCGGTACTTCTATGGCTACTCCGCATGTAGCTGGCGTGGTGGCGTTGATGTTAGAAGCCAAACCAACCTTAACGCCTGGACAGGTAAAGGAAATTCTCCAGAAAACGGCTACCAACATGCCCAGCCATGAATCTTGGGAAGTAGGTGCTGGTTACGTTAATGCGTATGCTGCCATTGACCACATCTACCGCAACACCGCTTTTGGAGCCACCTTGAACTACACTAGAAGATTCAACAGCAGCGTGAACACGGCCACTGAAACCAGCGCGTTTGCGTTGGATTTCAATCCAGTGGTGACAACTGGCAATCAGATCACGTTCAATGTGGCGGCTGGTACCAACAGCTTAGAGGCCAAATTCTCCACCACTGGTTTGTTAGGCCAAACTGGAAACCCGGTGAACCTCATTCTGCTATCGCCGTCAGGGCAAGAGTACAGATCTGGGATTCCGGTGGCGTTTGCCATTACCCCAGACAGAGGCATGGCCGTGGCTGCTCCTGAACCAGGAACCTGGACGCTAAAAGCCGAAGGATTGAATGGACTTGCCCTTCCTGAAACCATTCAAGGCACCTTGAGCAAATCCACCATCACAGGCACCACCGGGCTAGCAGACATTGTCGGGCACCCAGCAGAGGCTTCTATCAAGATGGCCGTAGGCGCTCGTTTAATGGACGGACTCACCACCGGCTTCAAACCGAATGAGTTGTTAAAGCGCATTCAGCTGGCAGATTACTTAGTAATGGGCCAGGCCATCCGTCAATTCATGCCTACCAATGGTTCTTTGACGGTGACAGATGTGACCGGATTCCAGTCTCTGTTGGCTGAATCTGTCCTTTCTAAAGGAGCTGCTTTGAGAGATCGCACGCATGCATTCAAAGGTGTGATGGTGCCTGCCGCCACAGGTAAATTCAACCCTAGCGGCTCAGTGACCCGCGCCCAGTTAGCGTATTCTCTGGTACAGGCTTTGGGCTTACAAGAGTTTGCAGTGCAACGCAACAGCAAGGCAGTGACGGTATCTGTAGACGGTAAAACCTACACCATTGAGGATGCTTCTTCTATTCCAGCTGGATTGGAAGGCTATGTGAGTATAGCACTGGAGCTGAACCTAATCAATGCCTTCTACACTGTGACGCAAGGACCTTTGGATTTATTCCCCACCATCCATGCCACGTTTAAACCAGCGCAAGAAGTGACCCGAGCCGAGTTTGCCGTAATAGTTACCCGCACGCATGCCAGCTGGAGTGCCGCCACTCAACCGGTTGCCTCTGCGTCTAACAGCACGGAGCGTTTAGCTTTGAACCCGAGCCAGAAACCCAACTACTCCTACCCTAACCCCTTCAGCGGAAACACCACTATTTCTTACGCCGTGGAGGACGCCGGATTTGTAACCATAGAAGTGTTTGACCTGAGAGGTAAAAAGGTGAGCACGCTGGTTTCTGAAGCCAAAGAAAAAGGTACCTACGCCGTACCCTTCAACGGAAGCAACTTGCCAACCGGAACCTACCTATATAAAGTGTCCACTGGAGCTAAGTCTACCAGTCACAAAATGGTGTTGGCTAGATAA
- a CDS encoding cold-shock protein translates to MNQGTVKFFNGEKGFGFIKDNNTNQEYFVHVSGLVDEIRENDEVVYDLQEGRKGLNAVNVKLA, encoded by the coding sequence ATGAATCAAGGAACAGTAAAATTCTTTAATGGCGAAAAAGGTTTCGGCTTTATTAAAGACAACAACACCAATCAAGAGTACTTCGTACACGTATCTGGTTTGGTTGATGAAATCAGAGAAAACGACGAAGTAGTTTATGATCTTCAAGAAGGAAGAAAAGGACTAAACGCGGTTAACGTTAAACTTGCTTAG
- a CDS encoding lytic transglycosylase domain-containing protein, which produces MNQQIWRTLALIFVISITLHLCSQQSLIKDEESGSFREGKIFKAPTLPTAMTFAGEPVPLEVPDVAERLDRELLVNSYLHATSLLGLKRMQRYLPEIERILQENDIPQDFVYLALAESLFSPVTSPAGASGFWQLMPDTARGYGLLVNTEVDERFHVQKATVAATRYLKTAYKKFGSWTNAAASYNRGMSGIDAALKRQGVSSYYDLYLNDETSRYMFRILALKEVLGNPSKYGFELPKEQGYKPLPTKTYTVRNTITDLPAFALEQGTNYKTLRMYNPWIKGYKLTVAPDKEFVLAMPE; this is translated from the coding sequence ATGAATCAGCAAATCTGGAGAACACTGGCCCTAATTTTTGTCATCTCCATCACCCTGCATTTGTGCAGCCAGCAATCATTGATAAAAGACGAGGAAAGCGGATCCTTTAGAGAAGGCAAAATCTTTAAAGCGCCTACTTTGCCAACCGCCATGACCTTTGCCGGCGAACCCGTGCCGCTGGAGGTGCCGGACGTAGCTGAGCGCTTGGACCGCGAACTGCTGGTGAATTCCTATTTACACGCCACTTCCTTGCTGGGCCTGAAACGCATGCAACGTTACCTGCCAGAGATTGAGCGCATCCTCCAAGAAAATGACATTCCACAGGACTTTGTTTATCTGGCCCTCGCCGAGAGTCTTTTCAGCCCGGTGACCTCCCCAGCGGGCGCCTCTGGGTTCTGGCAGTTGATGCCCGACACGGCGCGCGGGTATGGCCTGTTGGTGAACACCGAAGTAGACGAACGCTTCCATGTGCAGAAAGCCACCGTGGCCGCCACGCGTTATTTGAAAACGGCCTATAAGAAATTCGGGTCCTGGACCAATGCCGCCGCTTCTTACAACAGAGGAATGAGTGGCATTGATGCGGCCCTCAAGCGCCAAGGCGTGAGCTCTTACTATGACCTGTACCTCAACGACGAGACCTCACGGTATATGTTCAGAATTCTGGCCTTGAAAGAGGTGTTGGGCAATCCTTCCAAATACGGCTTTGAACTTCCTAAGGAGCAAGGCTATAAGCCTCTGCCTACCAAAACCTATACCGTAAGAAACACTATCACAGATTTACCAGCCTTTGCCTTGGAGCAAGGCACCAACTATAAAACGCTTCGCATGTACAACCCTTGGATCAAGGGCTATAAACTAACTGTAGCCCCAGACAAAGAGTTTGTACTGGCCATGCCTGAGTAA
- a CDS encoding cupin domain-containing protein — MNQPTELIQSGLLELYVMGAASPQEITLVEQMAEQHPAVREELDAISLTMEAYAETHAVEPCPNVKPLLLATIAYMERLKEGEAPIEAPMLSPSSTVEDYRQWLNRPDLALSGELEDIHAHLISATPEVITAIAWLKEKSSEEVHHDQLERFLIVEGSCIITAGGQQFSLTVGDYYQVPLHVPHVIQVTSDIPCKVIIQRVAA, encoded by the coding sequence ATGAACCAACCAACTGAACTGATACAGTCTGGCCTTCTGGAGCTGTATGTCATGGGCGCCGCCTCTCCTCAAGAAATAACCTTGGTAGAGCAAATGGCCGAGCAACACCCAGCGGTGCGCGAAGAATTAGATGCCATCAGCCTGACTATGGAAGCCTATGCGGAGACCCATGCCGTGGAGCCTTGCCCCAACGTAAAACCATTGCTGTTGGCTACCATTGCCTACATGGAACGCCTGAAAGAAGGTGAAGCTCCCATAGAAGCCCCTATGCTCAGCCCGTCCTCCACCGTAGAAGACTACCGTCAGTGGCTAAACCGGCCGGACCTTGCCCTGTCCGGAGAGTTGGAGGATATTCATGCGCATCTCATTTCTGCCACGCCAGAAGTCATCACCGCTATTGCCTGGTTAAAGGAAAAATCCAGTGAAGAGGTGCACCATGATCAACTGGAGCGTTTCTTAATTGTAGAAGGTTCCTGCATTATCACCGCCGGTGGGCAGCAATTTTCGTTGACCGTAGGTGATTATTATCAGGTTCCTTTGCACGTGCCGCACGTCATTCAAGTGACTTCAGACATTCCTTGCAAAGTGATCATCCAGCGGGTGGCCGCTTAA
- a CDS encoding RNA polymerase sigma factor has translation MIRGHLQESPEQQLISALKQGDQSALGQLYTTHAPVLLGVITKIVQHASIAEVVLQETFVAIWSRISLYDASKTRFLTWGLAIARGIAIEALNTGKHGHLVQPAESTTFVLNKQNKKLQEAFCLLEPQEKAALELIYLKGYSCQQAADALGIAQEALTSCLKMAFKHIGAQKAA, from the coding sequence ATGATTAGAGGCCATTTGCAAGAAAGCCCAGAGCAACAATTGATAAGCGCCTTAAAGCAAGGTGACCAATCGGCGCTGGGGCAGCTTTATACAACCCATGCTCCTGTATTGTTGGGCGTTATCACTAAGATTGTCCAGCATGCCTCCATCGCCGAAGTGGTTTTGCAAGAAACGTTTGTGGCTATTTGGTCCAGGATATCTTTGTATGACGCCAGCAAAACCAGATTTTTAACCTGGGGTTTGGCCATTGCAAGGGGCATTGCCATTGAAGCCCTCAACACTGGTAAACACGGGCACCTTGTGCAACCTGCAGAAAGCACTACTTTTGTACTGAACAAGCAAAACAAGAAGTTGCAGGAGGCTTTCTGCCTGCTAGAACCACAGGAAAAAGCGGCACTGGAGTTGATTTACTTAAAAGGGTATTCCTGCCAACAAGCCGCCGACGCGTTGGGAATAGCACAGGAGGCGCTTACGTCTTGTCTTAAAATGGCCTTTAAACACATAGGAGCGCAAAAAGCAGCATGA
- a CDS encoding NUDIX domain-containing protein → MTLIDKLAWIEVRDGKVLSTRSRGRTKYYLPGGKRETGETDAQALLREIQEELSVGLLPDSLVYLGTFQAQADSHAAGIQVQMTCYAGHYAGILQAAQEIEEIVWLTYKDRDKVSAVDQIIFDWLLAQGLLS, encoded by the coding sequence ATGACGCTAATTGATAAACTGGCTTGGATTGAGGTAAGGGATGGAAAGGTTCTGAGTACGCGCAGCCGCGGCCGAACCAAGTATTACCTGCCAGGCGGCAAGCGGGAGACAGGGGAGACTGATGCTCAAGCCTTGCTCAGAGAAATACAGGAAGAGTTAAGTGTTGGGTTATTGCCAGACTCCTTGGTTTACCTGGGCACGTTTCAGGCACAGGCAGACAGTCATGCCGCGGGCATACAGGTGCAGATGACGTGTTACGCGGGCCACTATGCAGGAATCTTACAGGCAGCGCAGGAGATTGAGGAGATAGTATGGCTCACCTATAAAGACAGGGACAAGGTCTCAGCGGTGGACCAGATTATCTTTGACTGGTTGTTGGCGCAAGGACTACTGTCTTAA
- a CDS encoding cold-shock protein, whose translation MNQGTVKFFNDEKGFGFIKDNSDNQEYFVHVSGLVDEIRENDEVVYDLQEGRKGLNATNVKLA comes from the coding sequence ATGAATCAAGGAACAGTAAAATTCTTTAATGACGAAAAAGGTTTCGGTTTTATTAAAGACAACAGTGACAATCAAGAGTATTTCGTTCACGTATCAGGTCTTGTTGACGAGATCAGAGAGAACGACGAAGTAGTTTATGATCTTCAAGAAGGAAGAAAAGGACTTAACGCTACCAATGTAAAACTAGCGTAG
- a CDS encoding DUF4268 domain-containing protein produces MYTREQASQLRQAFWTTFGQYIAPHLSAEGLRTNWVNYKTGLPGVAFKMDADKKSASIAIEMSQADPEIQELYFEQFLALKTLLHETLEEEWEWALHTEDEYGRTVSRIYKEIKPVSVFNKDDWPALISFFKPRIIALDAFWSDAQYSFDALR; encoded by the coding sequence ATGTACACAAGAGAACAGGCCTCGCAACTTAGACAAGCTTTCTGGACCACGTTTGGGCAATACATAGCGCCACACTTGTCGGCGGAAGGGTTGCGCACCAACTGGGTGAACTATAAGACGGGGTTGCCGGGCGTGGCCTTTAAAATGGACGCCGATAAAAAATCAGCCTCCATCGCCATTGAGATGTCACAGGCAGACCCAGAGATACAAGAGCTTTACTTTGAGCAGTTTTTGGCCCTTAAAACCCTTTTGCATGAAACCCTTGAGGAAGAATGGGAGTGGGCCTTGCACACTGAAGACGAGTATGGCCGAACGGTAAGCCGCATCTACAAAGAAATCAAGCCCGTTAGCGTCTTCAATAAGGACGACTGGCCTGCGCTCATCTCGTTTTTCAAACCCCGCATCATTGCTTTAGACGCCTTTTGGTCAGATGCCCAATACAGCTTTGACGCGCTCAGGTGA